The Takifugu flavidus isolate HTHZ2018 chromosome 21, ASM371156v2, whole genome shotgun sequence genome has a window encoding:
- the krit1 gene encoding krev interaction trapped protein 1 — MGNEDSLEDVFVAVIRPKSQVSQSSKEYRAKAYEILLNELPLEGKEKKRKKVLLATKIQAGGEKSRSILDYVDATVRPISNNQGFIGKRVVYMKKFPLEGENEGKEAPLFVVPVSVKDNSKPVHSAGSPSFYCLQDMMRVCSETSVHFCPITSKMLLALDKWLAEQHTVPHAIAALFRPAPVERMKTNVINPAYGSEGKLNDEGMLMGYNLLEIKSKMMSLEKADMCIINPLYGSDLQYTNRVDKVIINPYFGLGAPDYSKIQIPKRDKWQHSPNCVTEDKDRQWVDDFPLHRSACEGDTELLSKLLDSGFSVKQLDSDHWAPIHYACWHGKVEATKLLLEKGNCNPNLLNGQLSSPLHFAARGGHAEIVQLLLQQPEIDRHIEDQQKRTPLQMCEENKQNEWEETVKLLQQASSRPYEKVRIYRMDGSYRSVELKHGNNTTVQQIMEGMRLTQDTQQYFTIWICSENLHLQLKPYHKPLQHLRIWTEIVTDLTVLDPQRETPQLFLRRDVRLPLEIEKKVEDPLAILILFDEARHCLLKGFFPAPDSKLITLASLLLQIIYGNYESKKHKQGFLNEENLKSIVPISKVKSKAYHWTSRILHEYKALSTSEGVSKEMHHLQRLFLQNCWDIPTYGAAFFTGQVYTKASASNHKVLRVYVAVNTKGLHLMNMETKVLLISLEYGTFMWQLGHADQYVQIHSGNNKMNFIVHTKQAGLIVKLLMKLSGQITPNDKGVTEKYAYG; from the exons ATGGGCAACGAGGACAGCCTGGAAGATGTGTTTGTGGCTGTCATTCGCCCAAAGAGCCAAGTCAGCCAGAGCTCGAAAGAGTATAGAGCCAAAGCTTATGAG ATTTTGCTGAATGAACTGCCCTTGGAGggcaaggagaagaagagaaaaaaagttcTCCTGGCAACAAAGATCcaagcaggaggagagaaatcCAGATCCATCTTGGATTATGTTGACGCAACAGTGAGACCGATATCCAATAACCAGGGCTTCATAG gaaAGCGCGTGGTGTACATGAAGAAATTCCCTctggaaggagaaaatgaagggaaGGAGGCGCCTCTCTTTGTTGTGCCAGTTAGTGTTAAAG ACAACAGCAAGCCTGTGCACAGTGCCGGCAGCCCCAGCTTCTACTGCCTCCAGGACATGATGCGGGTGTGCAGCGAGACCAGCGTCCACTTCTGTCCAATCACCTCCAAGATGCTGCTGGCCTTGGACAA GTGGTTAGCGGAGCAGCACACGGTTCCTCACGCCATAGCTGCTCTGTTCAGACCGGCACCTGTGGAGCGGATGAAGACCAACGTCATCAACCCAGCCTACGGCAGCGAGGGCAAACTGAACGATGAAGGTATGCTAATGGGCTACAACCTTCTGGAGATCAAGAGCAAAATGATGTCCCTGGAGAAGGCAGACATGTGCATCATCAACCCTCTTTATGGCTCCGATCTGCAGTACACCAACCGA GTGGACAAAGTTATCATTAATCCATATTTTGGGCTTGGAGCGCCGGACTATTCCAAGATCCAAATACCCAAAAGAGACAAGTGGCAGCACAGTCCCAACTGTGTGACAGAAGACAA GGATCGGCAGTGGGTGGACGACTTCCCCCTTCACCGCAGTGCCTGTGAAGGCGACACGGAGCTGCTCTCTAAGCTCCTGGACAGCGGCTTCTCGGTGAAGCAGCTGGACAGCGACCACTGGGCCCCCATTCACTACGCCTGCTG GCACGGTAAGGTGGAGGCGACAAAGCTGCTACTGGAGAAGGGCAACTGCAATCCAAACCTGCTCAACGGCCAGCTCAGCTCCCCTCTTCACTTTGCAGCCAGAGGAGGCCACGCAGAGATagtgcagcttctgctgcagcagccagagatCGACCGG CACATAGAAGACCAGCAGAAGAGAACCCCTCTGCAAATGTGTGAGGAGAACAAACAGAACGAATGGGAGGAGACGGtgaagctcctgcagcaggCCAGCAGCAGACCA TACGAGAAGGTGCGGATCTACCGCATGGATGGCTCCTACCGCTCGGTGGAGCTAAAGCACGGCAACAACACGACAGTGCAGCAGATCATGGAGGGAATGCGTCTCACACAGGATACACAGCAGTACTTCACCATCTGGATCTGCTCCGAGAACCTCC ATCTGCAGCTGAAGCCGTACCACAAACCCTTACAACACCTGCGCATCTGGACAGAGATTGTGACCGACCTGACTGTGCTGGACCCTCAAAGGGAAACGCCTCAGCTCTTCCTTCGCAGGGACGTTCGTTTACCTCTGGAAATTGAGAAAAAG GTGGAGGATCCTTTAGCCATCCTAATTCTTTTCGACGAAGCCCGTCATTGCCTCCTGAAAGGCTTTTTTCCTGCCCCAGACAGCAAGCTAATCACGCTAgccagcctcctcctgcagattATCTACGGCAACTACGAGAGCAAGAAGCATAAGCAAGGCTTCCTAAA TGAGGAAAATCTGAAATCAATCGTGCCGATTTCTAAGGTGAAGAGCAAAGCGTACCACTGGACCAGTAGGATTCTCCACGAATACAAA gccctgagcaccagcgAGGGCGTGAGTAAAGAGATGCACCACTTACAGCGACTCTTCCTGCAGAACTGCTGGGACATCCCCACCTATGGAGCCGCCTTCTTCACGGGCCAGGTCTACACCAAGGCCAGCGCCAGCAACCACAAAGTCCTCCGCGTCTACGTGGCTGTCAACACCAAGGGGCTGCACCTCATGAATATGGAGACCAAG GTCCTTCTCATCAGTTTAGAATATGGAACATTCATGTGGCAACTAGGACACGCTGACCAGTATGTCCAGATACACAGCGGCAACAATAAAATGAACTTCATTGTACATACAAAACAG GCTGGCCTCATTGTGAAGCTGTTGATGAAGCTGAGTGGACAGATCACGCCAAATGATAAAGGTGTAACAGAAAAATACGCCTACGGGTGa